The following proteins are encoded in a genomic region of Deinococcus detaillensis:
- a CDS encoding GGDEF domain-containing protein, with amino-acid sequence MAPDSRLHLPLRDPDGEAGRRRIYTATLSFGLVLMGVSVLWQRLTGASDLYLIYGAPTLWLLGVFNLWWLLTKRSLVVSERLGIGVLAAANLARITLLCFESPVSGSINNGPYWGMVGVCTLVFLAFVPRQFFMFNLAYAALSLVLPWLLPGSAALHNVFEWLRVQLNAVVVLSLIWGLAWFRTQHAAQAVTQEQLRQMAFTDPLTQLPNRRAVYPAVDALLSAAARGQTGSLLLIDLDHFKRVNDECGHGVGDEVLVAAARVLQNAVTEVGAAPPTVGRWGGEEFIVVMPGAAAERARFRAEQLLADFRAHAWPHHLRLTISIGISTVRPSEDFSTLLARADESMYAAKSAGRDRVGVERVKMDDAEAEYGPAH; translated from the coding sequence ATGGCTCCAGACTCCAGACTCCATTTGCCTCTGCGCGACCCTGACGGCGAAGCGGGCCGCCGCCGCATCTACACCGCCACGCTGAGCTTCGGGTTGGTGCTGATGGGCGTCAGCGTGCTTTGGCAACGCCTGACCGGCGCTTCAGATTTGTATTTGATCTACGGCGCACCGACGTTGTGGCTGCTGGGCGTCTTTAACCTGTGGTGGCTGCTGACCAAGCGCTCCTTGGTGGTGTCCGAGCGCCTGGGCATCGGGGTGCTGGCGGCGGCCAACTTGGCACGCATCACCTTGCTGTGCTTTGAATCACCCGTCAGTGGCTCCATCAACAATGGGCCGTACTGGGGCATGGTGGGAGTGTGCACCTTGGTGTTTTTGGCGTTCGTGCCCAGACAGTTTTTTATGTTCAACTTGGCGTATGCCGCGCTGAGTCTGGTTTTGCCCTGGCTCCTGCCGGGATCGGCGGCGCTCCACAACGTCTTCGAGTGGTTGAGGGTGCAGCTCAATGCGGTTGTGGTGCTGTCGCTGATTTGGGGCTTGGCGTGGTTCCGCACGCAGCACGCCGCCCAGGCCGTCACCCAAGAACAGCTGCGGCAGATGGCCTTCACCGATCCCCTGACCCAGCTTCCCAACCGCCGCGCCGTGTATCCGGCAGTCGACGCGCTGCTCAGCGCCGCCGCTCGGGGGCAGACCGGTTCACTGCTGCTGATCGACCTCGACCACTTCAAACGTGTGAATGACGAGTGCGGCCACGGCGTCGGGGATGAAGTTCTGGTCGCGGCAGCCAGAGTGCTGCAAAATGCCGTCACCGAAGTGGGGGCCGCGCCGCCGACAGTGGGGCGCTGGGGCGGGGAGGAATTTATCGTGGTGATGCCGGGAGCCGCCGCCGAGCGTGCCAGGTTCCGTGCCGAGCAGCTCTTGGCCGACTTCCGGGCGCACGCTTGGCCGCATCATCTGCGCCTGACCATCAGCATCGGCATCAGCACGGTGCGCCCCAGTGAGGATTTCAGCACGCTGCTGGCCCGCGCCGATGAGTCCATGTACGCGGCCAAGTCGGCAGGACGCGACCGCGTGGGCGTTGAGCGCGTCAAGATGGATGACGCGGAGGCCGAGTACGGCCCAGCGCATTGA
- a CDS encoding TMEM175 family protein gives MSPDANTNPQDIPLGRLHGLSDGVFAIVMTLLVLELNVPGVARTLSQAAQSAAVNQTLLDLIGKVGIYILTFLVTGLSWLSHNRLFVYVKSADQRLGFLNVVHLMMVSLLPFTAALLGSYGNVAGGVWPYALNQLLMSLTYLLLLRYVRQHALAEAHAPIRMLAVRSVLNSAVFAVMGILAFIQPSIAWFAPVLLGIIQPLLTRWKPKN, from the coding sequence ATGTCGCCGGATGCCAACACCAACCCGCAAGATATTCCGCTGGGCCGCTTACACGGCCTGAGCGACGGGGTCTTTGCCATCGTCATGACCCTGCTCGTGTTGGAACTCAACGTGCCTGGAGTGGCCCGCACCCTCAGCCAAGCTGCTCAGAGCGCCGCCGTCAACCAAACTCTCCTCGACCTGATCGGTAAAGTGGGGATTTACATTTTGACCTTTTTGGTCACGGGCCTGAGCTGGCTGAGCCACAACCGCTTGTTCGTCTACGTCAAAAGCGCCGATCAACGTCTGGGGTTTCTCAACGTCGTCCATTTGATGATGGTCTCGCTGCTGCCGTTTACCGCCGCGCTGCTCGGCTCGTACGGCAACGTGGCCGGGGGCGTCTGGCCGTACGCCCTCAACCAGTTGCTGATGAGCCTCACCTATTTGCTTTTGTTGCGGTATGTGCGCCAGCACGCCCTGGCCGAGGCCCACGCGCCCATTCGAATGCTGGCGGTTCGCTCGGTGCTCAACTCGGCTGTTTTTGCCGTTATGGGCATTCTGGCCTTTATCCAGCCGTCCATAGCGTGGTTTGCGCCGGTGCTGCTGGGCATCATCCAGCCTCTGCTCACCCGCTGGAAGCCCAAAAACTGA
- the smpB gene encoding SsrA-binding protein SmpB: MRPVYTNRRAHYDYELLERFEAGISLTGSEVKSIRAGGVDFRDAFARLQGHDLDLEGLYIPEYKDASYNNHTPRRTRRLLLNREEIGKIERQLKIKGLSLIPTRLYQKGRFFKVEVALARGKKLHDKRRAEADKEARKEIRNA; the protein is encoded by the coding sequence ATGCGGCCCGTGTATACCAACCGCCGCGCACATTACGACTATGAACTGCTGGAACGGTTCGAGGCGGGCATCAGTTTAACCGGCAGTGAGGTCAAAAGCATTCGCGCCGGTGGCGTGGATTTCCGCGACGCTTTTGCCCGCTTGCAAGGCCACGACCTTGACCTCGAAGGGCTGTACATTCCTGAATACAAAGATGCCAGCTACAACAACCATACTCCCCGCCGCACCCGCCGCCTGCTCTTAAACCGTGAAGAGATCGGAAAAATAGAACGCCAACTCAAAATTAAAGGGCTGAGTCTCATTCCCACCCGCCTTTATCAAAAAGGCCGCTTCTTTAAGGTGGAAGTGGCGCTGGCACGCGGCAAAAAGCTGCATGACAAGCGCCGCGCCGAGGCTGACAAAGAAGCCCGCAAAGAAATCAGGAACGCATGA
- a CDS encoding N-acetylmuramoyl-L-alanine amidase, whose translation MKPGLQRSLFRDLRLRAGLLAALFLLGVAGAQYAYSKLTLGGRDAQAIVLGGAEYASQLTVEGLSAVKVSREDPYVRVSGLGHELILPIDQDSERAATDFNTVQLDSTRLKARTATLVNGEVYLPLDTLARGLGADYRTGDFSLPAAALTNVSSRAGKDTDRIVLDFSRDLQYAANFSGNTLTLTLKGVNANPRTYATRGAFVPQFEVKTAQGNASIAIPLGNGAGYRLFKVIRPGSVRLVLDVGPGLPRNIAALADVPRSPLIVLDPAPKGGGSVDIPLEVARATGELLSKAGWQVQLTRSSAGRLPVAQREKLARQSQVFVTLSVGRFPGAGRKGITLYQPVGDQNAQIINAFRSGAGGSDLVRAAVGDGGETKRLAELLMGELGSRGLKAGAEQIPRLFLPGEAPHASFELELGWPQNAGDLANLITAQRTVKVSEALALSVATFLKARATNLTGSGQ comes from the coding sequence ATGAAGCCCGGTCTTCAAAGAAGTCTGTTTCGGGATTTGCGCCTGCGGGCCGGACTGCTGGCCGCCCTTTTTTTGCTGGGCGTGGCCGGAGCGCAGTACGCCTACAGCAAGCTGACGCTGGGGGGCCGGGACGCTCAGGCCATCGTGCTGGGCGGAGCCGAGTACGCCTCGCAGCTCACCGTCGAGGGGCTGAGCGCCGTCAAAGTCAGCCGCGAAGACCCTTACGTGCGTGTCAGCGGCCTGGGCCACGAGCTGATCTTGCCGATCGACCAAGATTCCGAGCGGGCCGCCACCGACTTCAACACCGTGCAGCTCGACAGCACCCGCCTCAAAGCCCGCACCGCCACGCTGGTGAACGGCGAAGTGTATTTGCCGCTCGACACCCTGGCACGCGGTCTGGGCGCGGACTACCGCACCGGCGATTTCTCGCTGCCCGCTGCGGCGCTGACCAACGTGTCTTCGCGGGCCGGAAAAGACACTGACCGGATCGTGCTGGATTTCAGCCGCGACCTTCAGTACGCCGCCAATTTCAGCGGCAACACCCTGACCCTGACCCTCAAAGGCGTCAACGCCAATCCGCGCACCTACGCCACGCGCGGCGCGTTCGTGCCGCAGTTTGAGGTCAAGACCGCCCAGGGCAACGCCAGCATCGCCATTCCTCTGGGCAACGGCGCAGGCTACCGGCTGTTCAAGGTGATTCGCCCCGGCAGCGTGCGCCTGGTTCTCGATGTCGGCCCCGGACTGCCGCGCAATATCGCCGCGCTCGCGGATGTGCCGCGCTCGCCGCTGATCGTCCTTGATCCGGCTCCCAAAGGCGGCGGCAGCGTGGATATTCCACTCGAAGTCGCCCGCGCCACCGGTGAGCTGCTCAGCAAAGCGGGCTGGCAAGTCCAGCTCACCCGCAGCTCGGCGGGCCGGCTTCCGGTGGCCCAGCGAGAAAAGCTGGCCCGTCAAAGCCAAGTCTTTGTGACGCTCAGTGTGGGGCGCTTTCCCGGCGCGGGCCGAAAGGGCATCACCCTTTATCAGCCGGTCGGCGACCAAAACGCCCAGATCATCAACGCGTTTCGCAGCGGGGCCGGCGGCAGCGACCTCGTGCGGGCAGCGGTGGGCGACGGCGGCGAAACCAAGCGGCTGGCCGAACTGCTGATGGGCGAACTCGGTTCACGCGGCCTCAAAGCCGGAGCCGAGCAAATCCCGCGCCTCTTTTTGCCGGGTGAGGCTCCGCACGCTTCATTTGAACTCGAACTCGGCTGGCCGCAAAACGCCGGCGACCTCGCCAACCTGATCACGGCCCAGCGCACCGTCAAAGTCTCGGAAGCGCTGGCCCTGAGCGTGGCCACTTTCCTCAAAGCGCGGGCCACCAACCTGACCGGAAGCGGCCAGTGA
- a CDS encoding GerMN domain-containing protein has translation MKRLFTPINILGLLLLALSLAVRNWVSQPPPAPTPPALQLEVVQPITVTLYFSNGNVDSFVTEDRSVSVEGQSPGKVAQAELNAWARGPLKGKGLRVIPQGSAAPDVWVRGPHFYVNLPSSYSQFNYGVSGERMILCSLTRSLLEKTGKDVLFLVGGQSAPTLLGHMDLTRPYGKADCQD, from the coding sequence GTGAAGCGCCTCTTTACGCCCATCAACATTTTGGGCTTGCTGCTGTTGGCGCTCTCGCTGGCGGTTCGCAACTGGGTCTCGCAGCCGCCGCCCGCGCCGACGCCGCCTGCGCTGCAACTCGAAGTGGTGCAGCCGATCACCGTCACGCTTTACTTCTCAAACGGCAACGTAGACAGTTTCGTGACCGAAGACCGCAGCGTGAGCGTTGAAGGCCAGTCGCCGGGCAAAGTCGCGCAGGCCGAGCTGAACGCTTGGGCGCGTGGCCCGCTCAAGGGCAAAGGGCTGCGGGTCATTCCGCAGGGCAGCGCCGCGCCGGACGTGTGGGTGCGCGGCCCGCACTTTTATGTCAACTTGCCCAGCAGTTATTCGCAGTTCAATTACGGCGTCAGCGGCGAGCGAATGATCCTTTGCTCGCTGACCCGCAGCCTGCTTGAAAAAACTGGCAAAGACGTGCTGTTTTTAGTGGGCGGTCAAAGTGCGCCGACTCTGCTCGGCCACATGGATTTGACCCGCCCGTACGGCAAGGCGGATTGCCAAGACTGA
- a CDS encoding AAA family ATPase — translation MIESITLQGFKSFAERTRLDFGPGVTAVIGPNGSGKSNVVEALRWACHQARARELRAAKATELIFHGSGGKAPVGLAEVQIELRTPQGQLSFSRRIYRDGSAEQDLAGRPVRVRDVQQALRGTGLGPGGLAVIGQGEVSGVVQAEGKTLLGYLQEAAGLSRAVAAREDTESRLEGARRSLSELQRLEDELSARTQRLQIEAAAAQLARTLALRELALVEALFRHRQETLRAELQAAQASAAQLEQESLVLAQRTVLAGAQLETAREAVRAVRADQAGHRQALELLEAAQSAERQLSRAVTRLQGERESLERERSLPELAAPPQPAPDASDLQTQLQTTRAELSQAESQWRSLSAELGRARLLAAQHAEAQIRSSAQRSLLQSEQTELERRLSELVPALQEAQAVRGAAATERQQAETEAQQAAQHRAELEAQLSRSERQLSELRAARKPLQSEQTRLETLLHSYTRYGEGPRNALTSDHPGIIGSVADVLSVSAEYQTAASAALGRRLEQVVVQTSDDARELIDLLKQRGGRATFLPLDLLRPRPRRDSGLLGETGVLGNLADLCPSDPPQISEALLADTLLLEDLPTATRLARRFQSRPRLVTLGGELLEPGGALTGGRLRDGGANLLTDQRRFEDLAGELEALHVQERSLEAAHAALSAQRAALPLSLLPSPATLQAAEREAERRVTQLATELSAAQTRQRGLLSQLQQAADVTSAPADLASADPEQRSRELEACLADLRQTERQRSEQLAEARQLAAAWTLYHAAAEQRLALNLRLSANSAALAEQSAEQQLAGAEVSRRQTEAEQRRPAGLEDAERLQAGASQSYANLLARQNKVRADLEAAQLTAARREGSLEPLTDAALLPGTPREWSAELGRVRSHLAELGLVNPLAEAEHAREAERLADLHTQREDAQAAATELSVHLAELAQQEQVATLAAYGRVNAAFADYSRELLGGVGELEAERNEDGSLCGLRLAVQPQGKRTRSLTLLSAGERTMAGLGFLFALNHAGTESASGLPLAVLDEVDAPLDEANIRRFTHFLKVFAARGAQFVLVTHQKATMEVAEAIWGVTTDASGASRVLSIKQGEAV, via the coding sequence ATGATTGAATCCATCACCCTGCAAGGCTTCAAAAGTTTCGCTGAGCGCACCCGTCTGGACTTCGGCCCCGGCGTGACGGCCGTGATCGGCCCCAACGGCTCGGGCAAAAGCAACGTGGTCGAAGCGCTGCGGTGGGCCTGCCACCAAGCCCGCGCCCGCGAACTCAGGGCCGCCAAAGCCACCGAGCTGATTTTTCACGGCTCCGGCGGCAAAGCGCCGGTGGGCCTCGCGGAAGTGCAAATTGAACTGCGAACCCCGCAGGGCCAGCTCAGTTTCAGCCGCCGGATTTACCGCGACGGCAGCGCCGAGCAAGACCTCGCGGGCCGCCCGGTGCGGGTGCGCGATGTTCAGCAGGCGCTGCGCGGCACGGGCCTCGGCCCCGGCGGGCTGGCGGTCATCGGGCAGGGCGAGGTCAGCGGGGTGGTGCAGGCCGAGGGCAAAACCCTGCTCGGCTATCTTCAGGAAGCGGCGGGCCTGAGTAGGGCGGTGGCTGCCCGCGAGGACACCGAGAGCCGCCTTGAAGGAGCGCGGCGCTCTCTGAGCGAGCTGCAACGCCTTGAAGACGAACTGTCCGCCCGCACCCAGCGCCTCCAGATCGAAGCGGCGGCGGCCCAGCTCGCCCGAACCCTCGCCCTGCGCGAACTGGCCCTTGTCGAAGCGCTATTCCGTCACCGTCAGGAAACGCTGAGGGCCGAACTTCAAGCGGCTCAGGCCTCCGCCGCCCAGCTTGAGCAAGAATCGCTGGTTTTGGCTCAGCGCACCGTGCTGGCGGGCGCTCAGCTCGAAACCGCCCGTGAAGCGGTGCGGGCAGTCCGGGCGGATCAAGCCGGCCACCGCCAAGCCCTAGAGCTGCTGGAAGCCGCCCAGAGTGCCGAGCGCCAGCTCAGCCGCGCCGTGACGCGTCTGCAAGGTGAGCGGGAAAGCTTGGAGCGGGAGCGGTCTCTCCCCGAACTGGCTGCGCCGCCGCAACCCGCCCCCGACGCTTCCGACTTGCAAACCCAGCTTCAAACGACCCGCGCCGAGCTGAGCCAAGCCGAAAGCCAGTGGCGCAGTCTCAGCGCCGAACTCGGACGCGCCCGCCTTTTGGCGGCCCAGCACGCCGAAGCGCAGATCCGCAGCAGCGCTCAGCGCTCCCTGCTGCAAAGCGAGCAAACGGAGCTGGAGCGCCGCCTGAGTGAGCTGGTTCCCGCCCTCCAAGAAGCCCAAGCGGTGCGGGGAGCCGCCGCCACAGAGCGCCAGCAAGCCGAAACTGAGGCTCAGCAAGCCGCCCAGCACCGCGCCGAACTCGAGGCCCAGCTTAGCCGCTCAGAGCGCCAGCTCAGCGAACTCAGGGCCGCCCGTAAGCCGCTGCAAAGCGAACAAACCCGCTTGGAGACCTTGCTCCATTCGTACACCCGCTACGGCGAAGGCCCCCGCAACGCTCTGACGAGCGACCACCCCGGCATCATCGGGTCGGTGGCCGACGTGCTGAGCGTCAGCGCCGAGTACCAAACCGCCGCCAGCGCCGCGCTGGGCCGCCGATTAGAGCAAGTGGTGGTGCAGACTTCAGACGACGCCCGCGAACTGATCGACCTGCTTAAGCAGCGGGGCGGACGCGCCACCTTTTTGCCACTGGATTTGCTGCGCCCCCGCCCGCGCCGCGACTCGGGGCTGCTCGGCGAAACTGGCGTGCTGGGCAACCTCGCCGACCTTTGCCCCAGCGATCCGCCGCAAATCAGCGAGGCGCTGCTGGCCGATACCCTGCTGCTGGAAGACTTGCCCACCGCCACCCGCCTGGCCCGCCGTTTCCAGAGCCGCCCGCGCTTAGTCACGCTCGGCGGCGAGCTGCTGGAACCCGGTGGGGCCCTGACCGGCGGACGCCTGCGCGACGGCGGCGCGAACCTGCTCACCGATCAACGCCGCTTTGAAGACTTGGCTGGTGAACTGGAAGCGTTGCACGTCCAAGAACGAAGTCTAGAAGCCGCTCACGCCGCGCTCAGCGCCCAACGTGCCGCCCTGCCGCTCAGTCTCCTGCCCTCACCCGCCACTCTCCAAGCTGCCGAGCGAGAAGCGGAGCGCCGCGTCACCCAACTCGCAACGGAGCTGAGCGCCGCCCAAACCCGTCAACGCGGCTTGCTCAGCCAACTTCAGCAAGCTGCCGATGTCACTTCAGCGCCCGCCGACCTTGCCTCAGCCGACCCAGAACAGCGCAGCCGCGAGTTGGAAGCCTGCCTTGCTGACCTGCGCCAAACCGAGCGCCAACGCAGTGAACAGCTCGCCGAGGCCCGCCAACTCGCGGCGGCTTGGACGCTTTACCACGCAGCTGCCGAACAGCGCTTGGCCCTGAACCTGCGCCTGAGCGCCAACAGCGCTGCCCTCGCTGAGCAAAGCGCCGAGCAGCAGCTGGCAGGAGCTGAAGTCTCGCGCCGTCAAACGGAAGCCGAGCAGCGCCGCCCAGCGGGCTTAGAAGACGCCGAGCGCCTGCAAGCTGGAGCCAGTCAAAGCTACGCCAACTTGCTGGCCCGCCAAAACAAAGTTCGCGCCGACTTGGAAGCCGCTCAGCTCACCGCCGCCCGCCGCGAAGGCAGCCTCGAACCTCTGACCGACGCAGCACTCCTCCCCGGCACACCCCGCGAGTGGAGTGCCGAGCTGGGCCGCGTGCGCTCGCACCTCGCCGAGCTGGGTTTGGTCAATCCGCTGGCCGAAGCCGAACACGCCCGCGAAGCCGAGCGCCTCGCTGACCTGCACACCCAAAGAGAGGATGCCCAGGCCGCCGCCACTGAACTCAGCGTCCACCTCGCCGAACTCGCTCAGCAAGAGCAGGTGGCCACCCTGGCGGCTTATGGGCGGGTCAACGCCGCCTTTGCCGACTACAGCCGCGAGCTGCTCGGCGGCGTGGGCGAGCTCGAAGCCGAGCGCAACGAGGACGGCAGCCTCTGCGGCCTGCGCTTGGCCGTGCAGCCGCAGGGCAAGCGCACCCGCAGCCTCACCCTGCTCTCGGCAGGCGAGCGCACCATGGCGGGCCTCGGCTTTTTGTTTGCCCTCAACCACGCGGGCACAGAAAGTGCCAGTGGCCTGCCTCTGGCCGTGTTGGATGAGGTGGACGCCCCCCTAGACGAAGCCAACATCCGCCGCTTTACCCACTTCCTCAAAGTCTTTGCGGCGCGGGGCGCACAGTTTGTACTGGTCACCCATCAAAAGGCGACCATGGAAGTGGCCGAGGCCATCTGGGGCGTCACCACCGACGCCAGCGGCGCTTCAAGGGTGCTGAGCATCAAACAGGGCGAAGCCGTTTAG